A region from the Aphis gossypii isolate Hap1 chromosome 1, ASM2018417v2, whole genome shotgun sequence genome encodes:
- the LOC126551174 gene encoding transcription factor 15-like translates to MEFDNGSNGFQIQSNQLNEAPLKKRIRSGANARERDRTQSVNSAFDVLRAMIPIDPPDRKLSKIETLQLATKYISHLSQILTPGNDSEQEHSFYDVCIFCLTNKTNS, encoded by the exons ATGGAATTTGATAACGGTTCAAATGGCTTTCAAATACAATcca atcaaTTAAATGAAGCGCCTTTGAAGAAAAGAATCAGATCGGGTGCCAATGCTAGAGAACGAGACAGAACTCAAAg tGTTAATTCAGCATTTGATGTACTACGGGCTATGATACCCATTGATCCTCCAGACCgcaaattatctaaaatagaAACATTACAGTTAGCCACAAAATACATTAGTCATCTGTCTCAGATCCTAACTCCCG gcAATGATAGTGAACAAGAACACAGTTTCTacgatgtatgtatattttgtttgacaaataaaactaattcttGA
- the LOC126551155 gene encoding uncharacterized protein LOC126551155, whose protein sequence is MEENAPTQPLVEVDVQKSWNISSKTPGFIAVILLFPCVISGAILGITGVSKWNLPLTYDNSTWFASLAALGAAVGCLLSQSMMNEFGPRGSVLLSHVICAVGWILTFSSSTTAYLFVGRTLTGVFVGVVTVAATEQSTECFPFRPAARPIVFNAVGVLCVYLAGLLLNYEQTAGLATVVTVVSFFLVLLFVPESPDWLESHGFSGDAEYFRHKLKFTHLTVGTRTLKSVLSTGHGSAADDEAVNQHHQPDVKSMTEDGVYRILRYSDEESPAAEDAFYSNIMQSDVFRPFLTRSVRLALQQMSGPLVLVTYAVKLVNDSGIRVINGQYVAAALALFLVAGAFVSTGIARRASASKLAAIGTLTAGVVIVVYKYFQRYGSKLVENLVPLLCLIVFSMSISAGPMPRSTAPRYKTDERVVDNTTVDVKTTLKYVGDRTLTVKTLAVKTVDCKHEVGKTVDCRHVAGEHVALAFGYAVAFAVIKCYPYAQAAYGWWVFAFFALASALNIVYGKIVYAEPKSSKQSLVEPAV, encoded by the exons atggAAGAAAACGCGCCGACCCAACCGCTCGTCGAAGTAGACGTCCAAAAATCATGGAATATATCTTCAAAGACAccg ggATTTATAGCCGTGATATTGTTGTTTCCGTGTGTGATTTCTGGGGCCATTTTGGGAATTACTGGCGTGTCGAAGTGGAATTTACCTCTGACGTACGATAATTCGACGTGGTTTG CTAGTCTGGCTGCTTTGGGCGCGGCAGTGGGATGTCTGCTCTCGCAAAGCATGATGAACGAGTTCGGGCCCCGAGGATCGGTACTGCTGAGTCACGTGATCTGCGCCGTCGGTTGGATTTTGACGTTCAGCAGTTCGACCACCGCTTATCTGTTTGTGGGCCGCACGCTCACCGGCGTGTTCGTGGGCGTCGTGACGGTAGCGGCCACCGAGCAAAGCACTGAGTGTTTCCCATTCCGGCCCGCCGCCCGGCCGATTGTCTTCAACGCCGTCGGCGTGCTGTGCGTGTACCTGGCCGGGTTGCTGCTCAACTACGAGCAAACGGCCGGCTTGGCCACGGTGGTCACCGTCGTGTCGTTCTTCCTCGTCTTGTTGTTCGTGCCCGAGAGTCCTGATTGGCTGGAGTCTCACGGCTTCTCCGGGGACGCCGAGTACTTCCGGCACAAGTTGAAGTTCACCCACCTGACGGTCGGCACCCGGACGCTGAAAAGCGTCCTCAGCACCGGACACGGATCCGCGGCTGACGACGAGGCCGTCAATCAGCACCACCAGCCGGACGTCAAATCCATGACTGAAGACGGCGTCTATCGGATCCTCCGCTACTCGGACGAAGAATCCCCGGCTGCAGAGGATGCTTTCTATTCGAACATCATGCAATCGGACGTTTTCCGGCCGTTCCTTACGCGCAGCGTGCGCCTGGCCCTCCAGCAGATGTCCGGCCCGCTGGTGTTGGTGACGTACGCCGTGAAACTGGTGAACGACTCGGGAATACGCGTGATCAACGGCCAGTACGTCGCCGCGGCGCTGGCCTTGTTCCTTGTGGCCGGCGCCTTCGTGTCCACGGGCATTGCCCGCCGGGCGTCGGCGTCCAAGCTCGCCGCGATCGGCACGCTGACGGCCGGCGTTGTCATCGTCGTCTACAAGTACTTCCAACGGTACGGCTCGAAGCTGGTGGAGAACCTCGTCCCGCTGCTGTGCCTGATCGTGTTCTCCATGTCCATTAGCGCCGGCCCGATGCCCCGGTCCACCGCCCCGCGTTACAAGACCGACGAGCGCGTGGTCGACAATACCACCGTGGACGTCAAGACGACCCTCAAGTACGTGGGCGACAGGACCCTGACCGTAAAGACCCTGGCCGTCAAGACCGTGGACTGCAAGCACGAGGTCGGCAAGACCGTGGACTGTAGGCACGTGGCCGGCGAGCACGTGGCCCTAGCGTTCGGGTACGCGGTCGCGTTCGCCGTCATCAAGTGTTATCCGTACGCGCAAGCCGCTTACGGCTGGTGGGTGTTCGCCTTTTTCGCGTTGGCGTCCGCCCTGAACATCGTTTACGGCAAAATAGTGTATGCCGAACCGAAGTCGTCCAAACAGTCTTTGGTCGAACCGGCCGTTTAA
- the LOC114129675 gene encoding arginine-glutamic acid dipeptide repeats protein has product MGSTQGEIRVGPSHQARLPDFRTAVNNLNGIVGEDREEARWVSGTVRDRDLLVYLRAARSMAAYAGMCDGGSADEGCIAASRDDTTINAFHILHDSGYDPGKALQALVKCPMPKGIDKKWSEEETKKFVKGLRQYGKNFHRIRKDLLPHKDTPELVEYYYLWKKTPGANNNRPHRRRRQGSLRRIRTTRATRPSSAQKDETSTGSRPSPISKEPGDGSSGVSEDDGGNTEDDSDSRDNTTLFRCHHCFATSTRDWQNAAIGPKQGNLLCFECRSYNKKYGELPPTPQSPAECPSPTTSDVTVTAESPSRMRTRNKSKETPTKSIQSRSKRSRANTPEISQDTEKKEMSAASPSADKSKSKGNLSDTPKKRSLDTDGEEESPLKRESNNSESTSSDGYSGNDDEAQVATVASSESINQETEVSDIIQTETQAESEFTPVVVPKEEPIQEQNTESQSDDIMMISADNNSSENVSVKNETNDEPMNVDVPEESQLSINSTDEAEKESVEKVSSYTLQNSQFNTENVTPSDTDVEVKEELTTTTTTSEEISQSHVEQPIQEECMTSPIALTSYSPRRSEALKPPTPNQSQILVPSFQNSFNDQERIGDKSTLSVPSVPTPVTQSFNTPFYPYNNNQIADKIHMPVYETQLEPQNLKIKQEISDPLQSLKEVKVPGYNGPGAVSQPLQATSSAITVNTDLANMSVETIKKEPELKSPLQVKTHPQTSSAPIFAPPSSIPQPVMHPSQQISQLSRMSPAGGVPPHHPFAAMHPHHPLLHPHSIFAAAAAAHAVLHNPYHPHAHPAYAGYPPYGFPYAPYPIPPPSKRGPDETTTMTAHHHHSVSTSSRLDEEITHHSSSTSVQHLSSSTDKHTLSHSTTSSSQLVQHKLKRGNSPQSGSSHISATLSHTTSSSLSTHGGAGNTGNGSHTHHHQHTHHHQHASSSVHGSSRNLPPQPSAIKGMPHHTPLSLEALRAHTAIHGYMGAMELATGMPPGMEMIKPDQMMSQSTDDGNNEEESSPSPNLHVPHGPSPEPKIEDSECHRSQSAIFLRHWNRGDYNSCCRTDLTFKPVPESKLSRKREERTRRQAEKERDERDKSHSRKSSNNDKHMQAPNEQITKPPSRGSIEALQSPYDRVNSYQHRGAPANTPMYPDTPALRQLSEYARPHAGFSPVSLPRSAPGLGLPPHCIDPMLHYQFNMYPRDRFEYEQMEREKRERELRELREKELNDRLKDEFLKSGSSGPPRIDPHWIELQRRYGGTPGIHPFGLYTSPGAPSQPSTPSNMNPLDRERMDRLAGGPNGNSNQNNSSGGPPGPSAEEANRLALATDPMVRLQLAGISPEYHAHTHAHSHTHLHLHPGQQAAAAAAAAAAADSSASASSPSVYPLGSSGGYPRPNLIPGRDPTLGLHHPSDVLARPFADQVRPFPDQVRPFPDQVAHEHFQRQMMMERERFPHPALMAHEEFIRQQQQREREMKVRALEEAARGRP; this is encoded by the exons ATGGGTTCTACTCAAGGGGAGATTAGAGTTGGGCCATCTCATCag GCTAGATTACCAGATTTTCGAACAGCTGTTAACAATTTGAATGGAATAGTTGGAGAGGATAGAGAAGAAGCTCGTTGGGTATCTGGTACAGTAAGGGATCgtgatttattagtttatttacgTGCAGCTCGTTCCATGGCTGCGTATGCTGGTATGTGTGATGGGGGATCAGCCGATGAAGGTTGTATTGCCGCATCACGTGATGATACTACAATCAATGCTTTTCACatt ctacatgATTCTGGTTATGATCCAGGAAAAGCATTACAGGCACTAGTTAAGTGTCCAATGCCTAAaggaattgataaaaaatggtCTGAAGAGGAAACG aaaaaatttgtaaaaggATTAAGACAATACGGAAAAAATTTCCATAGAATTAGAAAAGATTTACTACCCCACAAAGatact CCGGAAttagttgaatattattatttatggaaaaaaacaCCTGGTGCAAACAATAACAGACCACATAGAAGAAGACGACAAGGGTCATTAAGGAGAATTAGGACTACTAGAGCTACTAGACCATCAAGTGCTCAAAAAGACGAAACta GTACAGGTTCTCGACCTTCTCCTATTTCTAAAGAACCTG GTGATGGAAGTTCTGGTGTAAGTGAAGATGATGGTGGTAATACTGAAGACGACTCGGATTCCAGGGATAATACTACATTATTTCGATGCCATCATTGTTTTGCCACAA GCACAAGAGATTGGCAAAATGCAGCTATTGGACCTAAACAAGgcaatttattgtgttttgaaTGTCgaagttataacaaaaaatatggtGAATTACCACCTACACCTCAATCACCTGCTGAGTGTCCTAGCCCAACTACTTCTGATGTTACTGTAACTGCTGAATCGCCAAGTAGAATGCGTACCCGCAATAAATCGAAAGAaacg CCTACAAAAAGCATACAAAGTAGATCAAAACGTAGCAGAGCAAATACACCAGAAATTAGTCAAGATACTGAAAAGAAAGAAATGTCAGCAGCATCTCCTTCAGCTGATAAATCTAAATCTAAG GGAAATTTGAGTGATACTCCAAAAAAACGATCTTTAGATACTGATGGCGAAGAAGAAAGTCCACTGAAACGTGAATCAAACAATTCTGAAAGCACTAGTTCAGATGGATATTCTGGTAATGACGATGAAGCTCAAGTTGCTACTGTAGCATCAAGCGAATCTATTAATCAAGAAACAGAAGTATCAGACATCATACAAACAGAAACACAAGCTGAATCTGAATTTACTCCTGTTGTTGTTCCTAAAGAGGAACCCATTCAAGAACAGAATACTGAATCTCAATCTGATGATATAATGATGATTTCAgctgataataatagtagtgaAAATGTAtcagttaaaaatgaaaccaATGATGAGCCTATGAATGTTGACGTACCAGAAGAATCTCAACTGTCAATAAATTCAACTGATGAAGCTGAAAAAGAATCTGTAGAAAAAGTATCTTCATACACATTACAAAACTCGCAGTTTAATACTGAAAATGTAACACCTTCAGATACTGATGTTGAAGTCAAAGAAGAATTAACAACCACTACAACTACTTCAGAAGAGATTTCTCAATCACATGTTGAACAACCAATTCAAGAAGAATGTATGACTTCACCAATTGCTTTAACTTCGTATTCACCTAGACGTTCTGAAGCATTAAAACCGCCCACTCCTAACCAATCTCAAATACTTGTACCtagttttcaaaattcttTTAATGATCAAGAGAGAATTGGAGATAAGTCAACATTAAGTGTGCCTTCTGTTCCTACACCTGTGACACAATCTTTTAATACTCCATTTTATccatataacaataatcaaatagcagataaaatacatatgcCTGTATATGAGACACAATTGGAacctcaaaatttaaaaataaaacaagaaatATCAGATCCATTACAATCTTTAAAAGAAGTAAAAGTACCAGGTTACAACGGTCCTGGTGCAGTTTCACAACCATTACAAGCAACAAGTTCTGCCATTACTGTTAATACAGATTTAGCAAATATGTCAGTTGAAACTATTAAAAAGGAACCAGAACTAAAATCTCCATTGCAAGTCAAAACACATCCCCAAACCTCATCGGCACCAATATTTGCTCCTCCATCATCTATTCCTCAACCCGTAATGCATCCTTCACAACAAATATCACAGTTAAGTCGAATGTCTCCTGCAGGTGGAGTCCCACCTCATCATCCTTTTGCTGCTATGCATCCACACCATCCTTTATTACACCCACATTCAATATTTGCTGCTGCTGCAGCTGCACATGCAGTTCTCCATAATCCTTATCATCCTCATGCTCACCCTGCATATGCAGGATATCCACCATATGGCTTTCCATATGCACCATATCCTATTCCACCACCAAGTAAGCGAGGTCCTGATGAAACGACAACAATGACAGCTCATCATCATCATTCAGTTAGTACCAGCAGCCGCCTGGATGAAGAAATAACTCATCATTCTAGTTCAACCTCAGTTCAGCATCTGTCAAGTTCTACAGATAAACATACTTTATCCCATTCGACCACTTCATCTTCTCAGTTGGTTCAACACAAGTTAAAAAGAGGAAATAGTCCTCAATCAGGTTCAAGTCATATATCTGCAACTCTGTCACACACTACGTCTTCGTCATTATCTACTCATGGTGGTGCTGGTAATACAGGAAATGGTAGTCATACACACCATCATCAGCATACTCATCACCATCAACATGCATCATCGTCTGTCcatg GATCAAGTCGAAATTTACCTCCCCAACCGAGTGCTATTAAAGGTATGCCCCATCATACACCATTATCTTTGGAAGCTCTAAGAGCTCATACAGCAATACAtg gTTATATGGGAGCTATGGAGTTGGCAACAGGAATGCCACCTGGAATGGAAATGATAAAACCAGATCAAATGATGAGTCAAAGTACTGATGATGGTAACAATGAAGAAGAGAGTTCACCTAGTCCTAATTTGCATGTACCACATGGACCATCTCCTGAACCTAAAATTGAAGATAGTGAATGTCATCGTAGTCAAAGTGCAAT atttttgagGCATTGGAACAGAGGTGATTATAATTCTTGTTGTCGTACTGATCTTACATTTAAACCAGTTCCTGAGTCCAAACTAAGTAGAAAACGTGAAGAACGAACTAGACGACAAGCTGAGAAGGAACGTGATGAACGAGATAAATCTCATTca agaaaAAGTTCAAACAATGATAAACATATGCAAGCCCCTAATGAACAGATAACTAAGCCACCTTCTCGTGGTAGTATTGAAGCGCTTCAATCACCATATGATAGGGTTAATAGTTATCAACACAGAGGTGCTCCAGCAAACACTCCAATGTATCCAGACACTCCTGCATTACGACAGttaag tgaataTGCACGACCACATGCTGGTTTTTCACCAGTGTCCTTACCGCGATCAGCACCAGGATTAGGCTTGCCACCACATTGCATTGACCCAATGTTACATTATCAATTTAACATGTATCCACGAGACAg atttgaatATGAACAAATGGAACGTGAAAAACGTGAAAGGGAATTGAGAGAACTTCGTGAAAAAGAATTGAATGATAGACTTAAGGATGAATTTTTAAAGTCTGGATCATCTGGTCCACCCAGAATTGACCCACATTGGATTGAACTTCAGCGTCGTTATGGGGGAACACCTGGTATACATCCATTTGGTTTATATACTTCACCTGGAGCTCCTAGTCAGCCTAGTACTCCTAGTAATATGAATCCATTAGATAGAGAACGAATGGACAGACtcg ctgGTGGGCCAAATGGAAATTCAAACCAAAATAATTCTAGTGGTGGTCCTCCTGGTCCGTCTGCTGAAGAAGCAAATCGACTAGCATTAGCAACAGATCCTATGGTTAGATTGCAATTGGCTGGCATTTCACCTGAATACCATGCACATACTCATGCACATTCTCATACTCATCTACATTTACATCCAGGACAGCAAgcagctgctgctgctgccgcAGCCGCAGCTGCTGATAGCTCAGCTTCTGCTTCTTCACCTTCAGTTTACCCTCTTGGTT cttCTGGTGGTTATCCTCGTCCAAACCTCATACCTGGTCGTGATCCAACGTTAGGACTTCATCATCCCAGTGATGTTTTAGCCCGGCCATTTGCAGATCAAGTTCGACCATTTCCAGATCAAGTTCGACCATTTCCTGATCAA GTCGCACATGAACATTTTCAAAGACAAATGATGATGGAACGTGAACGTTTTCCACATCCAGCTTTAATGGCTCATGAGgaatttattag gcAACAACAACAAAGAGAACGAGAAATGAAAGTTCGTGCACTTGAAGAAGCTGCTCGAGGAAGaccataa
- the LOC114129676 gene encoding isocitrate dehydrogenase [NADP] cytoplasmic yields MAKISAGPVVDILGDEMTRIIWDLIKEKLILPFLDIELHVYDLGMENRDLTNDQVTLDCAEAIKKYNVGIKCATITPDEKRVEEFKLKKMWKSPNGTIRNVLGGTVFREAIICKNIPRLVTGWEKPIIIGRHAHADQYKATDFIVPGAGKLTLTWTSNDGKDKIEEVVNDFKGAGVALGMFNTDASITDFAHSSFKFALSRELPLYLSTKNTILKKYDGRFKDIFQEIYDTQYKPLYEAKGIWYEHRLIDDMVAYAMKSEGGFVWACKNYDGDVQSDSIAQGYGSLGLMTSVLICPDGKTVESEAAHGTVTRHYRMHQQGKETSTNPIASIFAWTRGLLHRAKLDNNQKLEDFANKLEEVCIETMEAGFMTKDLAICIKGMNGVQRSDYLNTFEFLDKLAENLKLKLNLTCK; encoded by the exons ATGGCGAAAATCAGTGCGGGACCCGTTGTTGACATTTTGGGCGATGAAATGACTCGCATCATCTGGGACTTAATCAAGGAAAAACTCATCCTACCGTTTTTGGACATCGAACTACATGTTTATGACTTGGGCATGGAAAACCGAGACTTGACTAACGATCAAGTGACATTAGACTGTGCCGAAGccattaagaaatataatgtcGGAATTAAATGCGCCACGATTACGCCCGACGAAAAGCGAGTCGAAGAATTCAAGCTGAAGAAAATGTGGAAAAGCCCCAACGGCACAATTAGGAACGTTCTTGGCGGTACAGTGTTCAGGGAAGCTATTATATGCAAGAACATTCCTAGGCTGGTTACTGGATGGGAAAAACCGATTATAATTGGAAGACACGCTCATGCTGACCAGTATAAAGCTACAGATTTCATTGTACCTGGAGCTGGCAAACTTACATTGACATGGACCTCTAATGATG GTAAAGATAAAATTGAAGAAGTTGTCAACGATTTCAAAGGTGCTGGAGTAGCATTAGGAATGTTTAACACGGATGCATCTATTACTGATTTCGCACATTCTTCATTCAAGTTTGCTTTATCTAGAGAACTTCCATTATATTTGAGTACtaaaaataccattttaaaaaaatatgatggtCGTTTCAAAGACATTTTCCAAGAAATTTATGATACACAATACAAACCATTGTATGAAGCCAAAGGTATTTGGTATGAACACAGATTAATTGACGACATGGTGGCCTATGCTATGAAATCTGAGGGAGGATTTGTGTGGGcgtgtaaaaattatgatggTGATGTTCAATCTGATTCTATTGCCCAGGGTTATGGATCATTGGGTTTGATGACATCAGTGTTGATTTGCCCTGATGGTAAAACTGTTGAATCGGAAGCTGCTCATGGCACTGTCACAAGACATTATCGTATGCATCAACAAGGTAAAGAAACATCTACTAATCCAATTGCATCCATCTTTGCATGGACAAGAGGATTGTTGCATAGAGCAAAATTGGataacaatcaaaaattaGAAGATTTTGCCAACAAATTAGAAGAAGTTTGCATTGAAACAATGGAAGCAGGATTCATGACTAAAGATTTGGCAATATGCATTAAAGGAATGAACGGTGTTCAAAGATCTGATTATCTgaatacatttgaatttttggACAAATTGGCTGAAAATTTGAAgcttaaattaaatcttacatgcaaatag
- the LOC114129677 gene encoding leucine repeat adapter protein 25-like: MAQRPVRTPSVPDVSSGVEVSRVDSDLLSPLSLSYDSELPPLPESLSRLSLYDVPPRSKPEPARRHSPKPTELVGSPKQVRQSPIPSEHSDKRPTEKPPVPPRKPSSVDLKLAHLRNEMASLRQMDLQLLSQLRQLNDSISSYRQELIMNMDSYSSSDTDGSDTTSVYSNVTPSSFDLSRSSTQSTPKRPPTSTDL, from the exons ATGGCTCAACGCCCAGTCCGTACACCATCAGTGCCCGATGTGTCGTCAGGAGTGGAAGTTTCGAGAGTAGACTCAGATTTATTATCACCTTTATCGTTGTCTTATGATTCCGAACTACCACCTCTACCTGAAAGCCTTAGTCGTTTAAGCCTGTATGATGTACCACCACGTTCTAAACCTGAACCTGCTCGACGTCATTCACCTAAACCAACAGAACTTGTTGGCTCACCTAAACAAGTACGTCAGTCACCAATACCATCTGAACATTCTGATAAACGTCCAACTGAAAAACCGCCAGTTCCACCTAGGAAACCGTCATCTGTTGACCTAAAACTCGCACATCTCCGAAATGAAAtg gCAAGTCTACGTCAAATGGATTTACAACTTTTGTCTCAGTTACGGCAGCTCAATGATTCTATTAGTTCATATAGACAAGAATTGATTATGAACATGGATTCTTATTCATCATCAGACACTGATGGCTCAGATACTACATCAGTCTATTCAAATGTAACTCCCAGCAGTTTCGATTTATCTCGTTCCTCAACACAGTCAACTCCCAAACGTCCACCAACATCTAcagatttatga